From Microbacterium sp. LWH11-1.2, one genomic window encodes:
- a CDS encoding DUF1295 domain-containing protein translates to MDALLIVIIVAAIAGLACWALSLITRDTSWVDRAWSIVPVVYVWIFVGGAFAAGDGSARVVLMGVLATLWGVRLTFNFARKGGYTGMEDYRWAILRKRMKPWQFQVFNVLFIIGYQMTLLVLITLPAAVAAQNPSGLTGWDALFVAAFLGFLVGETVADQQQWRFHQRKKNAGGTLAPGFATDGLFRYSRHPNFFFEQAQWWAFYAIGATAAVAGGAGILGGALNPTIIGPALLTVLFIGSTIFTESITAGKYPAYAEYRRTTSMLVPWPPRARAAVTSA, encoded by the coding sequence ATGGATGCCCTGCTGATCGTCATCATCGTCGCCGCGATCGCCGGTCTCGCCTGCTGGGCGCTCTCGCTGATCACCCGTGACACGTCCTGGGTGGATCGCGCCTGGTCGATCGTTCCGGTCGTGTACGTGTGGATCTTCGTCGGCGGGGCCTTCGCCGCGGGCGACGGCTCGGCGCGCGTGGTGCTGATGGGGGTGCTCGCCACCCTGTGGGGCGTACGTCTGACCTTCAACTTCGCCCGCAAGGGCGGGTACACGGGCATGGAGGACTACCGGTGGGCCATCCTGCGGAAGCGGATGAAGCCGTGGCAGTTCCAGGTCTTCAACGTGCTGTTCATCATCGGCTACCAGATGACGCTGCTGGTGCTGATCACGCTCCCCGCCGCCGTCGCCGCGCAGAACCCCTCCGGCCTCACCGGGTGGGACGCGCTCTTCGTGGCCGCGTTCCTGGGGTTCCTCGTGGGTGAGACCGTCGCCGACCAGCAGCAGTGGCGCTTCCACCAGCGCAAGAAGAATGCCGGCGGCACGCTCGCTCCCGGCTTCGCGACCGACGGCCTGTTCCGCTACAGCCGTCACCCGAACTTCTTCTTCGAGCAGGCGCAGTGGTGGGCGTTCTACGCCATCGGCGCGACGGCCGCGGTGGCCGGGGGCGCCGGCATCCTGGGCGGAGCGCTGAACCCGACCATCATCGGTCCTGCCCTGCTCACCGTGCTGTTCATCGGATCGACGATCTTCACCGAGTCCATCACAGCGGGCAAGTATCCCGCCTATGCGGAGTACCGGCGCACCACCTCGATGCTCGTGCCCTGGCCGCCACGTGCCCGCGCCGCCGTCACCTCGGCCTGA